A stretch of Choristoneura fumiferana chromosome 29, NRCan_CFum_1, whole genome shotgun sequence DNA encodes these proteins:
- the LOC141444058 gene encoding uncharacterized protein yields MSLNPLNELKRRLEDDTTALPKRLCLARNVVHSHYFPAAPKERVVAEWLNGLTKLNKLNGGELKSITGWLSAGDGLSSDLKSKLIQIVSEFVQCNPLKLEEVQSILDFVENEKISKQVTEHIDENLIISVTLLQNLSTQNEDRTKTNALIQRILKNLVKHYKESKKKLEFIIKFLDGKNLETIFGLLDTDNHNSIIEVCQNILFPVNKKSFFVSFLQTLIRKDNIDDLIAEKGDNIQSVLKIMSAFFEFPNNRTSKDHNFLCNFVDVFVSCFQGENQLIFAFYIMVSNSLNMPQNYLTPNSAMPSIIFEENNDKIKRSIFLRMLKILLQNEVDITTRLTDTFGEKISKAETRKNFSMFIQGVLMGLLKLEGKPDKTTMNIINTALKLDPMLIEQKMDQILPPIMAAKKNSSAIMETYTSMLKCLLQTLFKLSRGTSFITQILPNVKLILEASNTEQFGLIQKKDDSEKIKSKIITGNDVMPKECVDMYGKWTSELMFRQNSELLVSLQKDFEIHCLMMLEEGFVSPSIITLCEVLSAILSSFFENSKMADHTVPRHIAEDFWNSYRKFENECLKKLGECVLKLNYNPPLMKSFLQLCVSFSRLKCLNLKYGNIKVDVRTDSGCDIYDFNAILPCLSGEQWATLAGKVKDEARVLLHMQQ; encoded by the exons ATGTCACTTAATCCTTTAAACG AGTTGAAACGGCGTCTAGAAGATGATACAACTGCACTTCCGAAGCGTCTTTGCTTAGCAAGAAACGTAGTGCATTCTCACTACTTCCCAGCGGCTCCTAAGGAAAGAGTTGTCGCAGAATGGCTGAACGGTCTCACGAAGCTCAATAAACTCAATGGCGGGGAGCTGAAGAGTATAACCGGCTGGCTTAGTGCTGGTGATGGCCTGAGTAGTGACTTAAAAAGCAAATTGATACAG aTTGTATCAGAATTTGTTCAGTGCAATCCACTTAAACTTGAAGAAGTTCAATCAATCCTCGATtttgttgaaaatgaaaaaatatcaaaacaagtGACTGAGCATATTgatgaaaatttaataatatcagTGACACTTCTGCAAAATTTGAGTACACAGAATGAAGACCGAACCAAAACAAATGCTCTCATTCAAAGAATACTAAAAAACCTTGTTAAACACTACAAAGAGTCCAAGAAGAAATTGGAATTTATCATCAAGTTCTTGGATGGTAAGAATTTGGAGACAATATTTGGTTTATTAGACACTGACAATCATAATTCTATCATAGAAGTCTGTCAAAACATACTGTTTCCagttaataaaaaatctttcttcGTAAGCTTCTTACAAACTTTGATCAGAAAAGACAATATTGATGACTTGATTGCTGAAAAAGGAGACAATATTCAGTCTGTACTGAAAATTATGAGTGCATTCTTTGAATTCCCAAACAATCGCACTTCTAAGGATCACAATTTTCTATGCAACTTTGTGGATGTTTTTGTCAGTTGTTTCCAAGGCGAAAATCAACTTATTTTCGCCTTCTACATTATGGTCAGTAATTCATTGAACATGCCACAAAATTACTTAACTCCAAACAGTGCAATGCCTTCTATCATTTTCGAAGAAAACAATGACAAAATCAAAAGGAGCATATTTTTGAGAATGCTTAAAATATTGCTCCAAAATGAAGTTGACATCACCACCAGACTAACAGATACTTTTggtgaaaaaatatctaaagCGGAAACTAGAAAGAACTTCTCCATGTTCATACAAGGAGTGTTGATGGGGCTTTTAAAGTTAGAAGGGAAACCAGATAAAACTACtatgaatattataaatacagcATTAAAATTAGATCCAATGctaattgaacaaaaaatggacCAAATATTACCACCAATAATGGCAGCCAAAAAGAATAGCTCAGCCATCATGGAAACATATACTTCTATGTTAAAATGTCTGCTACAAACTTTATTCAAACTTAGCCGAGGCACTTCATTTATCACTCAAATACTACCAAATGTAAAGCTGATTTTAGAAGCTAGCAACACTGAGCAATTTGGTTTGATTCAGAAAAAAGATGACTCtgagaaaattaaaagtaaaataatcacAGGCAATGATGTGATGCCCAAAGAATGTGTGGATATGTATGGAAAATGGACTTCAGAGTTGATGTTCAGACAAAACAGTGAGCTGCTTGTGTCGTTACAAAAGGACTTTGAAATACACTGCCTCATGATGCTGGAAGAAGGTTTTGTCA GTCCATCTATCATAACATTATGTGAAGTCCTGTCGGCCATCTTGTCAAGTTTCTTCGAGAACAGCAAAATGGCGGACCACACGGTCCCGCGCCATATTGCCGAGGACTTTTGGAATTCTTACCGAAAATTCGAGAATGAATGCTTAAAGAAACTGGGAGAGTGTGTGCTGAAACTAAACTAT AACCCCCCTCTAATGAAATCCTTCCTGCAACTTTGTGTAAGTTTTTCGAGACTGAAGTGTCTCAATCTGAAGTATGGCAACATTAAAGTGGACGTGCGGACTGACAGTGGATGTGATATTTACGACTTTAATGCCATTTTACCCTGTTTGAGTGGAGAACAGTGGGCAACACTGGCAGGGAAAGTGAAAGATGAAGCCAGGGTACTATTG CACATGCAACAATAA